gttgaaaatcaatctttccAACTGAAAGCtgaactactccattttttgtaaaaaaaattgatattttttagtttaaaatatttaagtatttgtttgaaaattcatttattttgcaatttttttctctgttttgttaaaggatgtttagaatgaacggcatgaattataataaatgtttACGTTTACCGGAAAATATGGATGTTACTTTTTGTTGACCGGgagaattgaaaaacttgaccgggaaaccgggaatttgaaataGTCCGTCGAATCGCCAccctgtaaatattttaaaaccgaaaatacAGACTTTGTAACTAAATGTGTATTAGTATGAATATTCTTAACTAAATATTgtatttcaggaaaattatacgcTTGGGGTATGGGGTCGGATGGCCAACTCGGAACCGGAAATGATGAGGACGCATTGACACCTGTGGAAGTAAAAGGAAAGCAGCTGGAGGATAAGAAGTCGATGAGAGTATCGAGTGGTGGTCAGCACGCCTTACTTTTAGCGATTAAAAGACGAtaacaaaattaaagataaattgatgaataataCAACCGTGATGTTGTAACATAACCGCtgtgaaaattcgtaaaattcacaACTCGCGGATGTAGGTATAACTAATGGGCTAACTTTCCAGTGATGAGAATCGGGCATGCTTTGTACGTAAATATTCGTTTACGAAGTAAAAACTGTTCAATctttaatatattgttttttcGACTGAAGTATTTGATGAATTAATTTGTTGCTAGAATAAAcgatttcttattttctatccaGAAAACTTCGGTCCGactgtattttttgtatttttaaacgttATCTACATACTTTCTagtatttttttttctgtgtgtaATATCTATACATTTACATTTTGTTATAGCGATAAGAGTTCGAGTGTTAAGAGAGTTGCTGTAGAGAGCGTTTTTAACAATAAGATTTGACCAATACCAAGTGTGTGTTCGgaatgaaattgtgaaatttttcaatgaaaccaCTCATTGTTATAGTAATAAATTTTTCCACGGTATTTCATTCTTCATTCATTACCTTTCGCGGTGAGTCTCAAACATTTTGAACCTAAAAGTTattgaactcaatgtttctttacAGAAAGTCTCTTTTTGatgatttatgatttaaaatcttagggtgactaaacatttttttttaacttaaacaaaaattttctcacTTTGATGAAAAACGGGAAATAAAATCAAAGTTTTgcgaaatgatttttaatataataactcCCGCTTCTGCAGTTTTTGTTAAATACCGATTTCATATGAATTCGGTCAATCTGACACTAGTGATGTCACGAAATCGCTGTGGGAAAATGTGagacgtattttttttttaagttaaaacgtCACGAATTTACGGCTactttaatatttagttaaattatccaaaaattaactaaatagtcgataagaaaaagacgtttttgtcaattttattcaggATCGTCAATATTAGCTAAATCGAGTTGacactcaacatttctcttcacaattaaccataaaatattaataaaatattactttttacatttCATCCCCATACGTATGTTTTATAGGGCcccaaaaaaccccataaatgaaaaaattggtttatggGGTTTTGGCGCTGGTTATGATTTTTCTGCGGTTGCCTTAAAATTCAGATTGTTTCGAATATATAAAATACTACGTTATACTGATAAttggatatttaaataaattgtttaaacaatctattatttttgttaataatattctcttataataatGCTGGAAAAattcgctttaaaaaaattccactattgatctaattttcaatcagagtcaggtaaataattaattaaagttaacacaATTGATTGTTTAACcaatatattaatatttcaaataatattatctttgaataatgttagaaagttgcagtttagtttgaaagattcaactttttgtccactcttCACTTATAGTTTGataataatgattgaaatttaacaaaaaaagaattgtttgaacaatttattattgtttacaattatctTTCCCTAGATAATTTTGTATAAAGTtgctattttttctgaattttttactttttattggttaattaacattttattggtgagttaataattaatacaaattaacaacaaataataaatattaatttgaacaaagAGGCTCTCAGTAACTACTTCAAGGAAAATTGGCATTTAATGTAATCCGTAAAGAGAAAAACCAGCAACTTTCTAGAACTTatttaagagaagatagttataaacaataacagATTGTTTAAAcgactatttttgttaacttccGTCAATTAATAATTCACtatgtgaaaagtggacaaacagttacaaaatttcagaaaaaactgcaactatctggCATTAATACAGATGAAGAGAGTTATAAGCAACAATAATTGtgtgtaaaaattataatatttttgctaaatttaatttaattaaaataggcaaacatatatttcagaaaaagctgcaactttctaacattaatttttgtggaaacttaatttttccatctgcaaattaaactattccatttttagtttaaattaaattttaaaaattaaaaatacaactatttgtttgaaaatgcatgttttttgttgaaaattcttttttttttgtttgtaaaaaaccaatttttccagctgaaaatagaactattccattttttgtttattattgacttctatattgaaaattaatgtattttttggtaggaaatcaatctttttagttcataattcatttttgtgttttgaaaattaatgtttttcttcttcaaaaacattttttatatagaaaactaattttttcaaattagaattgaaCCATTCCCTttgcagacattttttaaatcaaattgttcaaatgaaaatttcatttatcgatgaaaatgtatctttttttttatgaaaattcaactattcgatttcaaattcatctcttttgttagaaattcgttttcttttatcaaaaattaatttttattaacaaaaaattgatctttttcatttgaaaatttaactattcggttgaaaatacatgtatttggttgcaaattcatatttttttaaatagaaatttattattcttgactgagaattcatcgcttttgttcaattttgttaaaaaatcctttttgtgttttttttattgttgaagattcatcattaaaataaaaaattcgtttttctttagttgtaaatgaggtttatttactgaaaatttaactgtttcattttttgttaaaaattcaagtatttttttaaaaattctttttaggtagaaaaagaaaattcatttgttttgttgaaaattgttttgtttttttgtacaaactttatttttccatctgaaaattgaactattccatttttagttgaagtttaattttttaaatttaaaaactatttctttgaaaattcgtgttttttgttgaaaattatttttttttgtaaaaaacaaatttttctttttttattattgagttttatatttaaaattcatgtattgtttggtaaaaaatgaatcttcttggttgatatttcatttttgtggtttaaaaattaatgtattttgttcaaaaaaaattttgtatagaaaactaatttttctaaattagaattgAACTTCCCTTTTTCatgggaaattaatatttttattgaatattcatgtattttttcgaatcgaaatttttggtggaaaattaatcttattgactTCTTTGAATATTTGAGATTGaatattgatctattttgtagacattttttaaatcaaacttttcaaatgaaaatttcattttttgatgaaaccgtatctttttttatgaagattcaactattgagttttaaattcatctcttttgttagaaattcgttttcttttatcaaaaattaatttttattaacaaaaagttgatctttttcatttgaaaattcaactattcggttgaaaatacatgtattttgttgcaaatccatattttttgtatagaaatttattgttctttactgagaattcatctcttttgtttaactttgttaaaaaatctttttattttgtgttttgttgttgaagattcataattaaaatgaaaaattcgtttttcttttgttgtcaATGAGGTTTATTTACtcacaatttaactgtttcattttttgttaaaaattcttcgttttaggtagaaaattcgtctctttttaaaTTCGAATCATATTATGCCCGTTCTCTTGACCaactatataaaaataatttcatttgaatgATTGCTGCAAGAAAAAAAGCTGAGTTTTGATTTCGTTTTATTCACAACATATAATTACAGAATGTAACATTACCGCAGCATTTCCAACATTCTGTGCTGATCACAGATCGGAAAGAATATGTTTTCGGATCATAAACTACTAGAAACAGTGTTATTATAACTTGGTAATTGAATCAGTGGAAACTGAATGATGAAACTAATAAGAATACTAAATGCATGTCGTGAATTTCGAGTGATTTTAATCTTCCTAATTATAACTTTGAACTTAACTAGGTAGTTTTGGTTGTTCAGCCACGCTACCCTTCAGAGCATTCTCGTCTTGCATCGTGAGTTGGGTGAGTTTTTTCCCGATTTTGTCGTGCACTTCGAAATACTTAGCGATACACCGATCCAAACATATTGACTCGCCTTTCCCAAGGTCTGGTTCTCTGTATTTTGgaggaatacattttttgtgacaaGCCGACGTCATCCGATTGTACATGTCCGACATCATCTCGATCTCCAACTCCTGGACCAATTTGAATTTCTCCTCGTCTAACTGCGGCAGCGCTGTCATTTTGATAGATTATTAAATAATACTTCGTTTACCACGTCAAGGGTGTTGTTCTTGAACTTCCAGTCACTGATTCTTCATTCAGTGCGTTTCGAATACGTTCTCTTGATTTCATGCTCTCATATCTCCGGGATATGATGTACCTTTTCGATAATACAAAACCATACAATCCTCCGCTGACACAAAGGCTCCTGCAAATATCGAAATTTTCTGGTAAGAAATTATTACACAGTGTCTACTCAAATCTTGGACAAAAACTCCACGAAAATTCCAGATGTTGTCCAGGTATCTCAAGATTTTTTCaggtttaatttttcacaatacgaagtcatttaaatatttactattttcttaaactatCGACTCGAAATATTACacgatatttctaaatatattagcaccgtcgaataaataaataattaaataatactaaaaatatcattaatcATTTCCTGCATGTGTCTCTAAAGCCTATGAATTtgaatagtaatttaaaaaaaatcttttatcttcTAATTAAAATGCAGTGCTTATTTAGGTACGATCAATGTGgtaactaaattaatttcaatttgaaccgcgtcaaatttctaacttttcaaatgaaattattgcattttcaacgagatagatgaatttttaacccattaagtcccaaaacgaagaaattcctctcttacgtttgagcttcaataattttataaaaaaggtaaagaatttaTTGTCAATACTCTTTTCTGCTGTTTTCAGATATACTCTAAACGATGCAGTggtttaaaaaacggaaaatattgatttttaattaataattgacaaatttttagaaaaaaatctttttgtttaagcaattttttttcaatcaaaaaatagaggGGGAGGCATTTTTACTGTCGCAAATATGCACAAAAGTGTACAAAATATCTGAACTTTTCAAACCCGTTGAGTTTTTTTCATCTacgattttttgaaccaaaatggcggccaaaaaacggaaaccaaaaaatttttatttcgttttatcgatatttttggtcattttttcacccaaataatataaatatttaattatttcagtaaaaaggtatttgaacagtttatttttaaacaaaataccacCTCGCAGTACCACAGGTGATGGATGCTAAGCGGACACAGTAGAGCcatgtaaaattgtatatcagtgaacattaacttttaattttatgagAATAATATCAGTGAATCACTAAATCGTTgggaaaaaaacgatatttcactcaCTACATTGGATTTTTGTGTGAATATgacgtaaaatagcaataaaatgattttattgctTATGATTTTATGATTTAATCTTATTGACTTCTTTGAATATTTGAGTTTGaatattgatctattttgtagacattttttaaatcaaacttttcagGATTTTACCTATTCAAcactgaatatttttcttttgtttaaaaataaaatattcaaatttctttttacttaaataattaaatatttatatgatttgagcgaagaaatcaccaaaaatatcgataaaacgaaatttttaatttttgcttccgttttttggccgccattttgtttgaaaaaatcgtagattaagaaaaaaatagcactttttaaccaaaaatggaagttatttttttagttaacaacattaattttccacgataaaaacaacaaattttcaaattgatgagttttcatctaaaatgatgaagcttcaattggcatagttgagttttcaaccaaaaagattcatttttaccaaaaaaaaaaaagatttttcaacaaaacacatgaattctcaatcaaaagatcaatttttaactaaacagtgtcattttcaacagaaaaatataatttttcaaccaaaagtgaaacagttaagttttaaatttaaaaaattaatttgaactttgtttttctttcaaaatcctttggaatcacttTAAATCCATGAAATATGTTATAAATAACCTaatgtatttcaaatttgtttaaatctttagaaacccTTTGAAATTGTACGGTAAcacctaaaaaaaattcttcgaaatttttaacaatatccttaaaaccatttaaattctATGAGAtgacttcaaattattgaaatcaattggaaatttctttgaatcttttaaaatatcctgaaattgttttaattctttcaatatttttaaatttcttatagtaccttaaaatattttaaaatattttaaatccttacgaAATCTCTCAATTCTCGtgaataaattcattgaaatagattaaaatatgattaaatcccgtgaaattgcataaaatcttatGCAAGTTtctgaaaatatggaaaatttattagaataactttagagcttttaaaatccctaaaatcattgaaataaataaaaaattcctggaaatcttttagaaattccctaaaatatttcaaaatatttaaaatcctttgaaattctttaaaagctttagaaaacctttgaaattttacgATAGGTCCTAAaaaaattcctctgaatttttaacaatacccTTATAATCACTTAAATTCTGTGAAacgccttcaaattattgaaatcaattggaatttcttggaatcccttaaaatatcctcaaatctttaaaattctttaattttttcaacctttggtaataccttaaaatattttaaaatattttaaatgctaagAAAATACccaaattcttgtgaataaattcttcgaaatatattaaaatatgattaaatcccgtgaaattgcatgaaatcttatgaaatttcctgaaattatggaaattttattagaataatcttagggcttttaaaattcttaaaatcattgaaattctcggaaatgttagaaatcccttggaatctatCAAAACCTTATTTTTGGTCCTTTAAATTCGTTCTATATAATccgaaattctataaaaatttaatatcccttaaaatcctttaagatttttaaaatctcatgaaTATGTCTTGGAATCTTTTGGTATgccctaaaatacttcaaaccttcaaaatccctttatattattgtaattaattaaaaaatctttggaatatttttaaaatccctaaaaatatttcaactcctttgaaattctttaaaatctttagaaatgcttttaaatatttctaattccttggaatttttttaaatacactaaaatattaaaaatatatttagaaatgttaggacatttaaaaatattccaacaatttttcaatattcttggaacattttaaaataccctaaaatatttcaaattctttgaaatatttccaaaaattttcaataatttaaaatacctcaaaatatttcaaagcctttaaaatctttgaaaactttttaaagtatttcttaaAAGCCTTCAGAGACTCTAAAAATACCgtcaaatctataaaaaatgtaagtcccttgaaattttttaaagcttttaaaaattcattggaatgtttaaaaataccgcAAAATCCATCAAAAATTTGTAACccccttgaaaatttttagagcTCTGGAATTttgtggaatctttaaaaataccctaaaatcttacaaatcctttggaatcccttcaaattattaaaagctattaaataattcttagaatctttttaaatgcccgaaattgtttagaaagatttaaaaagtggttAATTCATTGGAAGAAACGTGTGTAAGgtgatcttttcattttttaaagtcaatatGGCGACTTTATCTTTTAAgtaacaaaaattgatttcagaaaaaactaaCTGCGTAGCAGCCCTGATAATCCTCTTGATAGTTACTGAGAGAGCTTTTTACAAAGATTCCCTGACTTTCgcatttttttttctctgatcaACAAAATTCACCGACTTTCCCCTGATCAACAAAATGTCCTGACTTTTCCCAGACATGCGGCCACCATGTAATCGTTATTGCGTTTGAAACGTAATTATCATTTAATTCCAAATCGGTATGTGCAAGTTCTTGAAAGGATTTTCAGGCTTATGCATTATCTAATCACAATTTAAAACTGCAgatagaaaaatttgaagaagttcaatttaattaaaaaagctgaaattgcgtaattatttatattgtgcaatctttaaaattgtaatgcttaTCCACGAGGGAATCAGCAAACTCAGAAAAGGCCGGAAAGACAAATCACCAATATGTAATCAATTATCAAATAATCTTATTAGACTACTAAACttaggataaaaaataataaatttcttctatATTCTACATCAAgtttagcaaaaattaatttattgatttaatataTAACAATTAAAGTGCAAAGTGCGAAtagatttttgaggttatgaaataCGAAAAACGTTACCATGATTGGCATGATTTTGGGGAAAAGAGGAACGAAGTAAATTAAAACTAAGGCGAAAAAGACATACCTACCATCCAAGAAATATCTTTGTGTGAACTGATAATTTGCTCCAGCTTTTCATTAcccctttttcattaaaaacttttttaaacgtgAAAAGTACTCTGCATGtacccaaagatattataatatctttttgATGTACCTCAAAGATAGTGTACCTCCACGTTCAATTTAAAGCTCACTTCACATGCTTGAGAACTTGTGCCGTGGAATATGTTTATAATATGAAGCTACCTTTTCATTTTCCTCCATTTGTCAAACGTTTGTCTCCTTTCCTCCtcgacaaatgtttgttttccTACAGTTTTTGTGAAGTTTTACCACTTTTCTACACGAGAATTTCATAGATATtgacgaaaaaaatattcttaaggaATATACGACACAGAAGTGACATTCAACCTCCAGGAAGGTTTTTCACGCTGAAGAGATTGAGTTCATGTTTTCCTAACCTCCAAGAAGAGAAAAAGTAAAGGtaaattagaaggaattaataTCTCTTTACCTCCaatgatttacaaaatatattttcacaaagACTTGATCgccatcttaaaaaaaaatcagtgaaattCAAAGTGAAGTTCAAATAAAAACGACAAACACGTATCcacatattttcattttgttcacaaaaatgTCCTTCATTCCGAGCAGTATTTTAGCCGTCGATCGTCCTTTGAAAATATTCGTTAAGGAAAATAATGTTTGCGAAAAACCTCtagaaaaaaaagtgaaaagtgaGGACCTCGGTTTCAAAGGTCTAGAAGCCAAAATTGCCTACGAAGAAACGATTAGTCAAGAAAGTAGTCGCGATACTCAAAATAATGAAGCAAAAAACAAAGTTACTAGTCAAAGAAGAAGGAAAAAACCTACTCGAAAAGGGCACAAAGTCActcaaaaaaattcagttgaaaacgTGTCCATAAATTCGATTTTCAAAGCAATTGAGCAGAAAGATATGGCGTTTTTGGTGTCTAATATGCATTCCGGCAACGTTAATATCTCCGATGGATTTGGCTGGACACCTTTAATGTCTGCAGCATATGCTGGAAATTTAGAGATCGTAGAACACCTTTTAAAACTCGGtgcgaataaaaaaataagagataAGTCAGGACTAACAGCGTCGCAATTAgcttctaaaaataaattcatagagATAGAAGAAATTCTGAAAAGGAGAGAAAATAATTCTGCCGAGGCAAGTAAAGATTCTTCCGGAAATGTAACTACCCTTGTTGATAAAAGAATAccagaaacaaataataatttttactgcaGTGTGTGCAATTCGGCATTTAAGGATACGACAGTGAAAGAACACGAATCGTCGATTGTTCATGTTTTTAATACGAAGCCGAAGTTATTAAATGCTCATTATTTGGTTCCCAAGGGTAGCAAAGGATACCAGATGCTTATAAATTCAGGATGGGATGAAGAACATGGTCTGGGACCTTCAGGCGAAGGCAGGAAGTACCCGATTAAAACTACCTTAAAGCAGGATCGAAGAGGCTTGGGACTTGAtaagaaaaatattccaaaagtgaCTCACTTTCAACCTGGAGATCCCAAGGCTGTGAAAGCATCTAGAATGTTTAATCAGAGGACATTGAAGAGGAAAGATCGAGAAAGAGATCTCAGGATGGAAGCGAGAAAGGAAAAAGCTTTGCGTAAAGCTTTGTcttaatttcgagaaatttttacTCGAATTTATTAAGCGTATGTGGAATTTCAgatcggggaataaaattagggtggccgcaggtcagggaaaacctggatACCATAGAAAATTTGGGGAATTGTATTGGTCACGACAAGTCAgggggtttgaaaaaaatttttgcataagtaagggaatttctgtaagaggcactttaaataactgtgaaggataataaaattgaaatttgaattttgtttttattctgtttataaaagattctgtgttaaaaatttaagaagattaaaattcatacttttgaatattaatgatcagggaaaagctaagacattttgaaaattatgtttgcaGCCACTGTGgtatattttttttgcagttgGAATTCTTcctaacgattatatttttagttaaaaattatattaattggttgaaaattgaacaatttgtttgaaaagtcatcctttctgtttcaaaatccaagtattttggtgaaaagtgaactttttctttaaaatttttaatttggtgtTGGGAATTTGactgaaatatttcttggttgaaaatttttttctttttataataaaaatgcaactacatggttgaaaaataatctttttgtttgatgattcaattattttattgaaaaatcgtattttttgattgaattaaactgttttttatttagaattaaaatcttttttggttgcaaattgaactgctTGAATCTAACTATTCctgttgcagattcatcattttagttgaaaatttatctcttgaatttaaagtaaaaatattttgtacttctgtagaaattaatttttgtgtttaaggTTTATCTGCGTGGTTgaaagcttaaatatttttttgaaaattgttttctttttggtttaaaacgaattttttatctgaaagtgtAACTCAtgtacttttggttgaaaaattatcatttttatttgaaaagtaatctttgtttaaaatattctctttttggttaaacatgcaaTTTTCTagctgtaaattaaattttttattaaaaattaatattttcaggttgccaattcaactgttttacgaaaaagattcatcttttgtcTTGAACGTTCAaagctcaaataaaaattcaacaattcgataGAAAactggactattttgttgaaaaataattttgttatttgatgtttttactttttttgtataaactcagatttgttgaaaatttaactgtgttttgaaaattcttttcttttcattGATATATAAAccatcacattttttattaagattttcactttttgttgaaagttcaacttatcgcgtcaaaaatttgactattttctttaaaaggcaAGAATTTTggctttttatatataaaattttgaatatttgatttaatattgATCTCTgtaggttgaaaatacaactgttttgttggaaattcgtttcttttgctttaaatttcaactatttatctgtaaatgtaactattaggtcaaaatatatatttttttaattcaactattttttgtttgaaaattcgatcattttattgaagattcattttggTAGCTTGCAAATAACacaaatttagttacaaattcaactagtttgttgaaagtttgattAATCTGTTTAAGTTTAATCTTTTGTATCGGAAAACTcgcctcttttgttgaaaattcgtttttgcaattaaaaaacttaaatattttgttgaaaacttggaattttttttttaaatcaaatattttgttaaaaagacattttttgtgaaaaattcaactgttttgttaaacattcgcctatttggacagaaaattcgtctttttagattgaagattcttatttttatgttgaaaattcaagtgtcttctaataaattcaattattcggttaaaaatggaaatggttttgtttgaagtttagtcttttttgtttgaaatttaagaatttgatttaaaaaatcaactattttgttgaaaattcgtctttgcagctaacaaattcaactactttttattaattcaactattccgttgaaaaattaattattttgttgtagaaaaatcaagtattttgttacaaagaaattttgttgttgaaaattcaactgttttgttaagcaTTCCCCTATTTGCacaaaaaattggttcttttagattaaaaatttacctttcatttttgacaattcaagtgctttctaaaaaatttaattatttcgttaaaaatgcaactggttttggttgaagtttagtcttttttgtttgaaattcgactattttgctgaaaatttattctgtataggttgaaaattcaacaatttggtaaaaagtaaactattttgttgaaaatttgttcatttggaTTTCAATatcatattttggttaaaaaactacattttagagttttaatctaaaattgtttttattccgtttatagtATTTCATATCAACACCGCTACAAGACTAAACTGGTCAGCCGGTCATTTTCCGATGGTCCCAATGACCGAAAATTAAGATAGCAAATATCAGGGTtccgaaatttattttaaggaaaactaaTTTGCCGAATAATTAATTGACCGAAAACTGaacaattgtttatttacattCAGATAGATGTTTAATAACGAATAAAACATGTGATCAAGTTGATTGAAGggataaaagaagtgaaaattaatttgcgttaaaaaaatgACCAATTGAGTTAAAGATTACGCACCgaggaagaaaaaaataaattattttatcttccTTCGTGCGTAACCTTTAACTCAATTGGTCATTTTTCTTTAACGTAAATTAATGTATATCAACTATATAAGATTTTTGTCactcattttgttgaattt
This Belonocnema kinseyi isolate 2016_QV_RU_SX_M_011 chromosome 3, B_treatae_v1, whole genome shotgun sequence DNA region includes the following protein-coding sequences:
- the LOC117169292 gene encoding mitochondrial import inner membrane translocase subunit Tim10 yields the protein MTALPQLDEEKFKLVQELEIEMMSDMYNRMTSACHKKCIPPKYREPDLGKGESICLDRCIAKYFEVHDKIGKKLTQLTMQDENALKGSVAEQPKLPS
- the LOC117169294 gene encoding G patch domain and ankyrin repeat-containing protein 1 homolog, whose product is MSFIPSSILAVDRPLKIFVKENNVCEKPLEKKVKSEDLGFKGLEAKIAYEETISQESSRDTQNNEAKNKVTSQRRRKKPTRKGHKVTQKNSVENVSINSIFKAIEQKDMAFLVSNMHSGNVNISDGFGWTPLMSAAYAGNLEIVEHLLKLGANKKIRDKSGLTASQLASKNKFIEIEEILKRRENNSAEASKDSSGNVTTLVDKRIPETNNNFYCSVCNSAFKDTTVKEHESSIVHVFNTKPKLLNAHYLVPKGSKGYQMLINSGWDEEHGLGPSGEGRKYPIKTTLKQDRRGLGLDKKNIPKVTHFQPGDPKAVKASRMFNQRTLKRKDRERDLRMEARKEKALQMLNSQKKLLKHLEEVEQKAGEILTDRQEIVALDMRRNDDRVGMRALQKQKHDKAWLTVGPILIKMNAKAAEELLVKDQQQCDIEINKLRSNLKVKVNELRDLEMTPPVPGLMLQPMSGTEMAGMNQILGKGL